In Raphanus sativus cultivar WK10039 unplaced genomic scaffold, ASM80110v3 Scaffold0087, whole genome shotgun sequence, a single window of DNA contains:
- the LOC108844593 gene encoding heptahelical transmembrane protein 1, with product MDQFGPTDEPETVSCGNSSCKSKIVPGDGSSGPKKRKSQKTRKRRELMSFSELPEYMKDNEYILNYYRAEWSIRDAFFSVFSFHNESLNVWTHLLGFILFVGLTVANIMHHDKFFPVDAKSPGNVTRWPFFVFLGGSMFCLLSSSICHLFCCHSKDLNVFLLRIDYAGITAMIITSFFPPIYYIFQCTPRWYFIYLAGITSMGIFTIITLFTPSLSSPKYRGFRALLFASMGLFGIVPAVHAIVVNWENPQRNVTLMYELGMAVFYLVGTGFYVGRVPERLKPGWFDRVGHSHQIFHVFVMLGALSHYAAALLLLDWRDHVGC from the exons ATGGACCAATTTGGTCCGACGGATGAACCAGAAACGGTGTCGTGTGGCAACAGCAGTTGCAAGAGCAAGATTGTTCCTGGAGATGGAAGCAGCGgtccaaagaaaagaaaatcgcAGAAGACAAGAAAACGACGAGAATTGATGTCGTTTAGTGAGCTTCCGGAGTATATGAAAGATAACGAATATATATTGAATTACTACAGAGCTGAATGGTCCATTAGAGATGCTTTCTTCAGCGTCTTCAGTTTTCACAATGAGTCCCTCAACGTTTGGAC ACATTTACttggtttcattttatttgtggGACTAACCGTCGCCAACATTATGCATCACGATAAATTCTTCCCCGTG GATGCAAAGAGTCCAGGGAATGTAACAAGATGGCCATTTTTCGTCTTCTTAGGAGGCTCAATGTTCTGCCTACTCTCAAGCAGTATTTGCCACCTCTTCTGCTGCCACTCAAAAGACCTTAACGTCTTCCTCCTCCGCATAGACTACGCCGGCATCACAGCCATGATCATCACTTCTTTCTTCCCACCAATTTACTACATCTTCCAGTGCACTCCTCGTTGGTACTTCATCTACCTCGCAGGCATTACCTCTATGGGAATCTTCACCATCATCACACTATTCACTCCATCACTTTCCTCTCCCAAGTACCGAGGTTTTCGAGCTTTGCTCTTTGCCTCCATGGGGCTTTTCGGGATCGTGCCTGCTGTCCATGCTATAGTAGTCAACTGGGAAAACCCGCAAAGGAACGTGACGCTCATGTACGAGCTGGGCATGGCAGTGTTCTATCTTGTTGGGACAGGTTTCTATGTAGGGAGAGTACCTGAGAGGCTTAAGCCTGGATGGTTTGATCGTGTGGGGCATAGTCATCAGATCTTCCATGTGTTCGTTATGTTGGGTGCTTTGTCCCACTATGCAGCTGCTCTTTTGTTATTGGACTGGCGTGACCATGTTGGTTGTTAA
- the LOC108846454 gene encoding probable glycosyltransferase At5g20260 yields MKQSNFVSMKLSLVPALLLLTVLLFYQHQSSPNLNSITLSSLAHATSLAPSPSPSMSMEFSTPSSNVTLIPSSQKKEKKGSRIEEGLVKSRAAIREAIRLKKHTSEREETFIPRGAVYRNAYAFHQSHIEMEKRFKVWVYGEGETPLVHTGPMNNIYSIEGQFVDEMESGMSPFAASHPDEAHTFLLPVSVANIVQYLYHPLVTYSRAQLHNVFLDYVSVVAHKYPYWNRSLGADHFFVSCHDWAPDVSGSDPELLKNMIRVLCNANTSEGFMPQRDVSIPEINIPVGQLGPPRLSNSSGHDRPILAFFAGREHGNIRKILLQHWKDKDDEVQVHEYLATKEDYFKLMAKARFCLCPSGYEVASPRVVASINIGCVPVIISDHYALPFSDVLDWSKFTIHVPSEKIPEIKTILKSVSWREYKVLQRRVLQVQRHFVINRPSQPFDMLRMLLHSVWLRRLNMRVHV; encoded by the exons atgaaacaatCAAATTTCGTTTCTATGAAACTCTCTCTAGTTCCGGCTCTTCTTCTACTTACCGTTCTCCTCTTTTATCAACACCAATCTTCTCCAAACCTAAACTCGATCACTCTCTCATCTTTAGCCCATGCTACATCTCTCGCGCCGTCTCCTTCACCGTCCATGTCCATGGAGTTTAGCACTCCTTCATCAAACGTCACATTAATTCCGAGTTCTCAAAAg aaagaaaagaagggGAGTAGAATAGAGGAAGGTTTAGTGAAATCAAGAGCGGCAATACGTGAAGCCATTAGGTTGAAGAAGCATACATCTGAGAGAGAAGAAACTTTTATTCCTCGTGGAGCCGTTTACAGAAACGCTTATGCATTTCATCA AAGCCATATAGAGATGGAGAAGAGATTCAAAGTGTGGGTGTACGGAGAAGGAGAGACACCGTTAGTACACACAGGTCCAATGAACAACATATACAGTATCGAAGGCCAGTTCGTGGACGAGATGGAGAGTGGGATGAGCCCATTCGCGGCTAGCCACCCTGACGAGGCTCACACCTTCCTCCTCCCCGTTAGCGTCGCCAACATCGTTCAGTACCTATACCACCCGCTTGTGACCTACTCAAGAGCACAACTTCATAATGTGTTTCTTGACTACGTCAGTGTCGTGGCTCACAAGTATCCTTATTGGAATAGAAGCCTTGGAGCTGACCATTTCTTCGTTTCTTGCCATGATTGG GCACCAGACGTTTCGGGATCGGATCCGGAGCTGCTGAAAAACATGATAAGAGTTCTCTGCAACGCCAACACATCAGAAGGTTTCATGCCCCAACGAGATGTCTCAATCCCGGAGATCAACATCCCCGTGGGCCAACTGGGCCCACCTAGGTTATCCAATTCTTCCGGTCACGACCGACCCATCCTTGCTTTCTTTGCAGGCCGCGAACACGGCAATATCCGCAAGATTCTACTGCAGCACTGGAAAGACAAGGACGACGAGGTCCAAGTCCATGAGTACTTAGCAACGAAGGAAGATTACTTCAAACTCATGGCCAAGGCAAGGTTCTGTCTCTGTCCTAGTGGCTACGAAGTGGCTAGCCCTCGAGTCGTGGCATCCATTAACATAGGTTGTGTTCCTGTCATCATCTCTGATCACTACGCCTTGCCCTTCTCGGACGTTCTTGACTGGAGTAAGTTCACCATTCATGTCCCCTCTGAAAAGATCCCAGAGATCAAAACGATACTAAAGAGCGTGTCGTGGAGAGAGTACAAGGTGTTGCAGAGAAGGGTTTTACAGGTCCAGAGACATTTCGTTATCAATAGACCGTCCCAGCCGTTTGATATGCTTCGAATGCTACTTCACTCCGTTTGGTTGCGAAGGCTAAACATGAGGGTGCATGTGTGA
- the LOC108845916 gene encoding floral homeotic protein PISTILLATA: MGRGKIEIKRIENANNRVVTFSKRRNGLVKKAKEITVLCDAKVALIVFASNGKMTDYCCPSMDLGAMLDQYQKLSGKKLWDAKHENLSNEIDRIKKENDNLQLELRHLKGEDIQSLNLKNLMAVEHAIEHGLDKVRDHQMEYLMTKRRNEKMLAEENRQLSFQLQQQEMAIASNARGMMMRDHDGQFGYRVQPIQPNLQEKIMSLVID; encoded by the exons atgggtaGAGGGAAGATAGAGATAAAGAGGATAGAAAACGCAAACAACAGAGTGGTGACGTTCTCAAAGAGGAGGAATGGGTTGGTGAAGAAGGCCAAAGAGATCACTGTTCTTTGCGATGCAAAAGTTGCTCTCATAGTCTTTGCAAGTAATGGTAAGATGACTGATTATTGTTGTCCTTCCATGGATCTTGGTGCTATGCTGGACCAATACCAGAAGTTATCTGGCAAAAAACTATGGGATGCTAAGCATGAG AACCTCAGCAATGAGATTGATAGGATCAAGAAAGAGAATGATAACTTGCAACTTGAGCTCAG GCACTTGAAGGGGGAAGATATACAGTCTCTCAACTTAAAAAACCTGATGGCCGTAGAGCATGCCATTGAACACGGCCTAGACAAAGTCCGAGACCACCAG ATGGAGTACCTCATGACAAAAAGGAGAAAT gaGAAAATGTTGGCGGAAGAGAATAGGCAACTCAGTTTCCAGCTG CAACAACAGGAGATGGCTATAGCTAGCAACGCAAGAGGAATGATGATGAGGGATCATGATGGACAATTTGGATATAGAGTCCAGCCGATTCAGCCAAATCTTCAGGAAAAGATTATGTCTTTGGTCATCGATTGA